A stretch of the Acanthopagrus latus isolate v.2019 chromosome 9, fAcaLat1.1, whole genome shotgun sequence genome encodes the following:
- the dhrs12 gene encoding dehydrogenase/reductase SDR family member 12, which yields MSFYRNAVWFVKGLQEYTKSGYEAAAKHFAPADLDVNLSGRSFMITGANSGIGKATAQEIANRGGTVHMVCRNKGRAEAARDDIVEQSKNQNVHIHIVDMSSARQVWEFAQNFSQSDTVHVLINNAGCMVNQRELTQEGLEKNFATNTLGTYILTTALIPALRNVEDPRVVTVSSGGMLTQKLNVDDLQFEKGTFDGTMAYAQNKRQQIILTERWASQHKEVHFSSMHPGWADTPAVQTSMPSFHAKMQSKLRTEAMGADTVVWLAVSAAARKQPSGLFFQDRKAVATHLPLASSRSTPQEEEKLMAALEEFSLKFKP from the exons ATGTCGTTTTACAGGAATGCCGTCTGGTTTGTGAAAGGACTCCAAGAGTACACAAA GAGTGGCTATGAGGCAGCAGCAAAGCATTTTGCTCCAGCAGACCTGGACGTAAACCTGAGCGGGAGGTCCTTCATGATAACGGGGGCCAACAGTGGGATAGGAAAAGCCACAGCGCAGGAAATAGCCAACAGAG GTGGAACCGTTCACATGGTCTGTCGGAACAAGGGGCGAGCCGAAGCAGCCAGAGATGACATTGTGGAACAGAGTAAAAATCAG AACGTTCACATCCACATTGTCGACATGTCCAGCGCGAGGCAAGTGTGGGAGTTCGCCCAGAACTTCTCACAGAGCGACACCGTACATGTGCTG ATTAACAATGCAGGCTGTATGGTGAACCAGAGAGAGTTAACTCAGGAGGGTTTGGAGAAGAACTTCGCCACAAATACACTCG gtacATACATCCTCACCACAGCATTGATACCTGCGCTAAGGAATGTCGAAGACCCAAGAGTG GTCACGGTGTCGTCAGGAGGCATGCTCACACAGAAGCTGAACGTGGACGACCTCCAGTTTGAGAAGGGAACGTTTGATGGCACCATGGCCTACGCTCAGAACAAG AGGCAACAGATAATCCTCACAGAGAGATGGGCCAGTCAGCACAAAGAGGTCCACTTCTCCTCCATGCACCCGGGCTGGGCAGACACACCAG ctgttcagACGTCCATGCCTTCATTCCACGCTAAGATGCAGTCCAAACTGAGGACGGAGGCCATGGGGGCCGACACCGTGGTGTGGCTCGCTGTGTCTGCGGCCGCCAGGAAGCAGCCGAGTGGACTCTTCTTCCAGG ATCGCAAAGCGGTTGCGACACACTTGCCGCTGGCCTCGTCCAGGTCCACgccacaggaggaggagaagcttaTGGCTGCACTGGAGGAGTTCTCTCTCAAGTTCAAACCTTAA